A portion of the Parasteatoda tepidariorum isolate YZ-2023 chromosome 5, CAS_Ptep_4.0, whole genome shotgun sequence genome contains these proteins:
- the LOC107450249 gene encoding small ribosomal subunit protein uS7m: MASLRIFMRKEIRFHNIWCPIMSNVRSVLYPSTHLDPIPNREYLDQLEEEGKLDALKVMPVKPAPSTMTNSLYDDPEFNYFTSLLMKWSQRSLARNLMYEVFARIKRIQLGKYHAATEEERSSIELDPKKIFYSAIHNCKPVLTVTPVKKGGITYQVPVPVSTKHSKYMAMKWLIAAGRDKEGPTHFVEQMTKELLDAFYNEGRVVKRKHDLHKLCENNKAYAHYRWS, from the coding sequence ATGGCTTCTCTTCGTATCTTTATGAGAAAAGAAATCAGATTTCATAATATTTGGTGCCCAATAATGTCGAACGTTCGAAGTGTACTATATCCTTCTACTCATCTCGATCCCATTCCTAATCGTGAGTATTTAGATCAGCTGGAAGAGGAAGGTAAGTTGGATGCCCTGAAAGTTATGCCTGTTAAGCCAGCTCCATCAACTATGACCAATTCATTGTATGATGATCCAGAATTCAACTACTTTACAAGTCTACTTATGAAGTGGAGTCAAAGATCTCTCGCTCGGAACTTGATGTACGAAGTTTTTGCCAGAATTAAACGCATACAACTGGGGAAATATCATGCCGCTACCGAGGAAGAAAGATCTAGCATTGAGTTAGatccaaagaaaatattttattccgcTATTCACAATTGCAAGCCAGTTTTAACAGTTACACCAGTAAAAAAGGGTGGTATTACTTATCAAGTACCTGTCCCTGTGTCTACCAAACATTCTAAATATATGGCAATGAAATGGCTTATAGCGGCAGGTAGAGACAAAGAAGGACCAACTCATTTTGTGGAACAAATGACTAAAGAGCTTCTAGATGCTTTTTATAATGAGGGCAGAgttgttaaaagaaaacatgattTGCACAAACTTTGTGAGAATAACAAGGCTTATGCTCATTATCGGTGgtcataa